The following are from one region of the Phormidium sp. PBR-2020 genome:
- a CDS encoding TRAP transporter small permease subunit, whose translation MQTLLRLARFVDRLNTVIGRLSGWLVFLMVLVGGFNVIGRYLGNALGQNLSSNALIETQWYLFSLVFLLGAAYTLKENTHVRMDVLYSSWSPRRKALADFIGTVLFLLPFSGFALWFTWTPVLNSWRIRESSPDPGGLPRYPIKSVILVMFILLIAQGLSQAIKSWAIYRGAIAPPSPSESDATLTADEERNNDA comes from the coding sequence TTGCAAACACTACTCCGTCTAGCGCGATTTGTGGATCGACTGAACACAGTCATCGGTCGTTTGAGCGGTTGGCTCGTGTTCTTGATGGTTTTGGTGGGCGGATTTAACGTCATTGGACGTTATCTGGGCAACGCCCTGGGACAAAACCTAAGCTCGAATGCCCTGATTGAAACCCAATGGTATCTGTTTAGTTTAGTCTTCTTGTTGGGCGCGGCCTATACCCTGAAAGAGAATACTCATGTCCGCATGGATGTCCTCTATAGTAGCTGGTCGCCTCGTCGTAAGGCTCTGGCGGACTTCATCGGCACAGTTTTGTTTCTGCTCCCCTTTTCAGGATTTGCCCTCTGGTTCACCTGGACTCCGGTGCTAAACTCTTGGCGAATCCGCGAAAGCTCTCCCGATCCCGGCGGTTTACCTCGCTATCCCATTAAAAGCGTTATCCTCGTCATGTTTATTCTACTCATTGCCCAGGGGCTATCTCAGGCGATCAAGAGTTGGGCCATCTATCGCGGGGCGATCGCTCCCCCCTCCCCCTCGGAGTCTGACGCCACCTTAACAGCGGATGAGGAGCGCAACAACGATGCTTGA
- a CDS encoding ShlB/FhaC/HecB family hemolysin secretion/activation protein, whose protein sequence is MESGMNEYNNLERGTNMALKAVTGWLWGPGVLGAIASTWVVLSGPVVYGQEPPQLSQEDNASRVLIQRIEIRGSSRFTDEELRAIAAPYEGQELSLQDLQTLADELTQLYLNQDYLTSRAILPQQDIVDGVVVIEVIEGRLTEIEIEGNERLQDSFIRDRLQRAAGVPLNTARLEDELRLLRVDPLFEQISANLRSGDGLGESRLRVQLREANPIQLSISSDNYSPPSIGGERLNLGFSHRNLAGVGDRLSVDYNLTYGNGLDFIDIGYEIPVNSRDGRVRLRVAPTRNEVTQAPFDQFDIRGESSLYELSYRHPLQRTPREEFALSLGFAWQDSQTFFLDRAEPFGIGPDESGRSRTRVITFGQEYIQRQVDGAWVLQSQLRLGTGLFDATNNSGDIPDGQFLSWAIQGQRVQRLHRDHLLVARLAAQFSPDPLLPSQQFVMGGGQSLRGYRQNVRAGDNGVRFSVEDRITLMRNAAGQSTLQVLPFFDMGVVWNHSNNPNPQARQQFLASLGLGAIWEPTPGFTLRVDYGFPLVDLDDRGRNIQDDGFHFRVGYEF, encoded by the coding sequence ATGGAGAGCGGAATGAACGAGTATAACAATCTTGAGAGAGGGACAAACATGGCTTTGAAAGCTGTGACGGGTTGGTTGTGGGGGCCGGGGGTTTTGGGGGCGATCGCCTCGACCTGGGTGGTGTTGAGTGGGCCCGTCGTCTATGGTCAGGAACCGCCTCAACTTAGCCAAGAGGATAACGCCTCTCGCGTCCTCATCCAACGTATCGAGATTCGGGGAAGCAGCCGTTTTACGGACGAAGAACTGCGGGCGATCGCCGCGCCCTATGAAGGCCAAGAGTTGAGCTTACAGGACTTACAAACCCTCGCCGATGAACTGACACAGCTTTATCTCAATCAAGACTATCTCACCTCCCGAGCCATTCTGCCACAACAGGATATCGTCGATGGGGTCGTGGTGATTGAGGTGATCGAGGGACGCTTAACGGAGATTGAGATTGAGGGAAATGAGCGTCTGCAAGACTCCTTCATCCGCGATCGCCTGCAACGAGCCGCTGGAGTTCCCCTCAACACCGCTCGCCTAGAAGACGAACTGCGACTGTTACGAGTCGATCCCCTATTTGAGCAAATCTCCGCCAACCTGCGTTCCGGTGACGGTTTAGGAGAAAGTCGCCTGCGGGTTCAACTGCGTGAAGCCAATCCCATTCAACTGAGCATCAGCAGCGATAACTATTCTCCCCCCAGCATTGGCGGCGAACGGCTCAACTTAGGCTTTAGCCATCGCAACCTAGCCGGAGTGGGCGATCGCCTCAGCGTGGATTATAACCTCACCTATGGCAACGGCTTAGACTTCATTGATATCGGCTATGAGATTCCCGTCAATTCCCGAGATGGCCGCGTACGGTTACGGGTCGCCCCCACCCGCAACGAAGTCACCCAGGCCCCCTTCGATCAATTTGATATCCGAGGCGAATCCAGTCTCTACGAACTGAGTTATCGTCATCCCCTACAACGAACCCCTCGGGAAGAATTCGCCCTCTCCCTGGGGTTCGCCTGGCAAGATAGTCAAACCTTCTTCTTGGATCGCGCTGAACCCTTCGGGATTGGCCCCGATGAGTCTGGACGTAGCCGCACCCGCGTCATCACCTTTGGCCAAGAGTATATTCAGCGTCAGGTGGATGGGGCCTGGGTCTTACAATCCCAGCTACGGTTGGGAACGGGACTCTTCGACGCCACCAACAACTCTGGGGATATCCCCGATGGGCAATTCTTGAGTTGGGCCATCCAAGGCCAACGGGTGCAACGACTACATCGGGATCATCTCCTGGTGGCGCGTCTGGCGGCCCAATTTTCCCCCGATCCCTTGCTTCCCTCCCAACAGTTTGTCATGGGGGGCGGTCAATCCCTACGGGGCTATCGTCAAAATGTGCGAGCTGGGGATAATGGGGTTCGTTTCTCCGTTGAGGATCGCATTACCCTCATGCGCAATGCGGCGGGACAATCGACACTCCAGGTGTTGCCCTTTTTCGATATGGGGGTGGTTTGGAACCATAGCAATAATCCCAATCCCCAAGCCAGACAACAGTTTCTGGCTTCTTTAGGGTTAGGGGCCATCTGGGAACCGACGCCAGGGTTTACCCTACGGGTTGACTATGGTTTTCCTTTAGTGGATTTAGACGATCGCGGTCGCAATATCCAAGATGATGGCTTTCATTTCCGGGTTGGTTATGAATTTTGA
- a CDS encoding AAA family ATPase translates to MLDIRQLYRATNPSRTLNVADANDRELYIDFSAVRCGSTIEEMRDKISFFSPDEPTVQLFTGHLGCGKSTELLRLANELEKQDFHVIYFESSQDLEMGDLDVSDILLAIARRISESLSELNQLELDAPRGLQRLLQGAARLLQTEIDLAAELEVPGLGNLQANTEGKGSFSAEVGIPGLGQVQADSKGLSLVALGIGKISAKARNSPELRGKLRDYLEVRTTTIIESINEELIEPAIAQLKDLGKQGLVVIVDNLDRVEKTIKPWGRTQPEYLFVDRGEQLRQLHCHVIYTMPLALLYSNDLNPLTSRFGTDPKVLPMVPVRHRDGTDRLNGMEKMRQMILTRAFPELPAVERHGRVLDLFTSRDLLDQLCRVSGGHVREILRLLNTWIMKERQLPLSPQGLEVVIRERRDRMLYAITDDEWALLRQVHQRKQVAGDNSYDLLISSMFVYEYRDESGSWFDVNPVLDAIARQNS, encoded by the coding sequence ATGCTGGATATTCGGCAATTATATCGGGCGACGAATCCCAGTCGAACCTTAAATGTCGCTGATGCCAATGACCGAGAGCTTTATATTGATTTCTCAGCGGTTCGTTGCGGCTCAACCATTGAGGAAATGCGAGATAAAATTAGCTTTTTTTCTCCCGATGAACCCACCGTGCAACTGTTTACGGGCCATCTCGGCTGTGGCAAATCCACCGAGCTGTTAAGATTAGCCAATGAACTGGAAAAACAAGACTTTCATGTGATTTATTTTGAATCCTCCCAAGACTTAGAAATGGGGGATTTAGATGTGAGCGATATTTTGTTGGCGATCGCCCGTCGCATTAGTGAGAGTCTCAGCGAACTCAACCAGCTCGAACTGGATGCCCCTCGGGGCTTACAGCGCCTGCTGCAAGGGGCGGCGCGTCTTTTGCAGACGGAAATTGATCTCGCGGCGGAACTTGAGGTACCGGGACTAGGAAATCTGCAAGCCAATACGGAAGGAAAAGGCAGTTTTTCTGCTGAAGTGGGGATTCCTGGATTGGGACAAGTTCAAGCGGATTCTAAGGGCTTATCGTTAGTGGCTCTCGGGATTGGCAAAATCTCGGCTAAAGCCCGCAACAGTCCTGAATTACGGGGTAAGTTGCGCGACTATCTGGAGGTGCGAACCACGACCATTATTGAGTCCATTAACGAGGAGTTGATTGAACCGGCGATCGCCCAACTGAAAGACTTAGGAAAACAGGGCTTAGTGGTCATTGTCGATAACTTAGATCGGGTGGAAAAAACCATCAAACCTTGGGGACGCACCCAACCGGAATATCTCTTTGTCGATCGCGGTGAACAACTACGACAACTCCACTGTCATGTCATTTATACCATGCCCTTGGCGCTGCTCTATTCCAATGACCTCAATCCCCTCACCAGTCGCTTTGGCACCGATCCCAAAGTGTTACCTATGGTTCCCGTTCGCCATCGGGATGGAACCGATCGCCTCAATGGGATGGAGAAAATGCGGCAGATGATTCTAACCCGGGCCTTTCCTGAGTTACCGGCGGTGGAACGTCACGGGCGAGTCTTAGACTTGTTTACCTCCCGAGATCTATTAGATCAACTCTGTCGTGTCAGTGGCGGCCATGTCCGGGAGATTTTGCGGCTTCTCAATACTTGGATTATGAAAGAGCGTCAGTTACCCCTGTCTCCTCAAGGGTTGGAGGTGGTGATTCGGGAACGGCGCGATCGGATGTTATACGCCATCACCGATGACGAATGGGCCTTGTTGCGACAAGTCCATCAACGCAAGCAAGTAGCCGGCGATAACAGTTACGACCTGCTCATCAGCAGTATGTTTGTCTATGAATACCGGGATGAGAGCGGGTCCTGGTTTGATGTGAACCCTGTCCTCGATGCGATCGCCCGTCAAAATTCATAA
- the csaB gene encoding polysaccharide pyruvyl transferase CsaB, translating into MATERAVLCGYYGMGNMGDEALLASLLEMLPTRITPVVLSGNPQFTRDRYGVEAIPRKAAFEILPSLRSAGSFIWGGGSLMQDSSSALNPFYYGGLMGLAQRLGLRTIALAQGLGPLRRPWTQALTRRCLLGCDAVTVRDRTSAAQLHDWGIPFTLAPDPVWALESRSPQGLWDLPAPRVAVVLRPHPLLTPVRLERLIQAIAALQTATDAAIFLVPFQPSQDLPLARTIYSQLSGKRYLWQSDDPRALKGLFRGVEMAICMRLHGLIAAAAEGCRCWGLSYDPKVSQVLAEFDLPGWELADLPQESTRISQAWLEHYANGDPLSETRIQATIDRARLHQEALVQALL; encoded by the coding sequence ATGGCAACTGAACGAGCCGTCCTCTGTGGCTACTATGGTATGGGAAATATGGGAGATGAAGCCCTCCTGGCCTCCCTGTTGGAGATGTTACCGACGCGGATTACACCGGTGGTGTTGTCGGGCAATCCTCAGTTTACCCGCGATCGCTATGGAGTCGAGGCCATTCCTCGCAAGGCGGCCTTTGAGATTTTGCCCAGCCTCCGCTCAGCCGGGAGTTTTATTTGGGGGGGCGGCAGTTTGATGCAGGACAGTAGTAGCGCCCTGAACCCGTTTTATTATGGAGGCTTGATGGGCTTAGCTCAACGGTTGGGCCTACGCACCATCGCCCTGGCCCAAGGTCTCGGTCCCCTGCGACGACCCTGGACCCAAGCTCTCACCCGTCGCTGTCTCCTCGGCTGTGATGCGGTGACCGTGCGCGATCGCACCTCCGCCGCCCAACTCCATGATTGGGGGATTCCCTTCACCCTCGCCCCCGATCCGGTCTGGGCCTTAGAGTCGCGATCGCCCCAGGGCCTCTGGGACTTACCCGCGCCCCGGGTAGCAGTAGTGTTGCGTCCTCATCCTCTGTTAACCCCTGTCCGTTTAGAGCGTCTGATTCAGGCGATCGCCGCCCTACAAACCGCCACCGACGCGGCAATTTTCTTAGTTCCCTTCCAACCTAGTCAGGACTTGCCCCTCGCTCGCACCATTTACAGCCAACTTTCGGGAAAACGTTATCTTTGGCAATCGGACGACCCCCGTGCCTTAAAGGGACTATTTCGCGGCGTTGAGATGGCAATTTGTATGCGACTTCATGGCTTAATTGCCGCCGCCGCAGAAGGATGCCGCTGTTGGGGACTGAGTTACGATCCCAAGGTGAGTCAAGTATTGGCAGAATTCGATCTCCCCGGTTGGGAACTTGCGGATCTGCCTCAGGAGTCTACCCGCATAAGTCAGGCTTGGCTGGAGCATTATGCCAATGGAGATCCTCTCTCCGAGACCCGCATTCAAGCCACCATTGACCGGGCCCGGTTGCATCAGGAAGCCTTGGTTCAGGCACTACTTTAA
- a CDS encoding DUF2499 domain-containing protein, which translates to MHALSIPTWMVHVSSVIEWIAAIWLVWRYGERLNNPAWKGLAVAMLPALVGAMCACTWHFFDNAQRLEWLVTLQASMTVVGNCTVCLAAAWIWRRSRQGMKSSARSTPDAADQS; encoded by the coding sequence ATGCACGCCCTGTCAATTCCCACCTGGATGGTTCATGTTTCGAGTGTCATCGAATGGATTGCGGCCATTTGGCTGGTTTGGCGCTATGGGGAACGGTTGAACAATCCCGCCTGGAAAGGATTAGCGGTGGCCATGCTTCCGGCCTTAGTCGGAGCAATGTGTGCCTGTACTTGGCACTTTTTTGATAATGCCCAACGGTTAGAATGGCTAGTGACCCTTCAAGCCTCAATGACGGTGGTGGGCAACTGCACCGTTTGTCTGGCCGCAGCTTGGATTTGGCGGCGATCGCGTCAGGGGATGAAGTCATCTGCGCGATCGACTCCGGACGCGGCGGATCAATCCTAG
- a CDS encoding photosystem II reaction center protein J translates to MSGDARIPLWVVATVAGTGILAVVGLFFYGAYVGVGSAM, encoded by the coding sequence ATGTCTGGAGATGCAAGAATCCCCCTCTGGGTTGTGGCCACGGTGGCTGGAACTGGTATCTTAGCTGTTGTCGGACTCTTTTTCTATGGCGCCTATGTCGGCGTGGGTTCCGCGATGTAG
- a CDS encoding photosystem II reaction center protein L, with amino-acid sequence MPTRQKNPNRQPVELNRTSLYLGLLLIFVLGVLFSSYFFN; translated from the coding sequence ATGCCAACTCGTCAAAAGAACCCGAACCGCCAGCCAGTTGAACTCAACCGTACGTCGCTGTACTTGGGTTTACTTCTGATTTTTGTGCTGGGTGTGCTGTTTTCGAGTTACTTCTTTAACTAG
- the psbF gene encoding cytochrome b559 subunit beta: MTNRSPSEPVTYPIFTIRWIAVHTLAVPSVFFLGAIAAMQFIQR, translated from the coding sequence ATGACAAATCGTTCCCCCTCTGAACCCGTTACCTATCCCATTTTTACGATTCGCTGGATTGCTGTTCACACCTTGGCAGTCCCTTCAGTCTTCTTTCTCGGCGCGATCGCCGCGATGCAGTTCATCCAACGTTAG
- the psbE gene encoding cytochrome b559 subunit alpha: protein MAGTTGERPFSDIITSVRYWLIHAVTIPMLFIAGWFFVSTGLAYDAFGTPRPDEYYTKQRLELPIVSDRFEGRQQIEQFIK, encoded by the coding sequence ATGGCAGGCACAACTGGAGAACGTCCGTTTTCAGATATTATTACCAGCGTCCGCTACTGGTTGATTCATGCGGTGACCATTCCCATGCTCTTTATTGCGGGTTGGTTTTTTGTGAGTACCGGCTTGGCTTACGATGCGTTCGGCACGCCTCGCCCGGATGAGTACTACACGAAACAACGGCTGGAATTGCCGATCGTCTCCGATCGCTTTGAAGGCCGTCAACAAATCGAACAGTTTATCAAATAA
- a CDS encoding photosynthesis system II assembly factor Ycf48 encodes MNAMLHRLKSIAIMIAVVFLLVGCQYAPSLEVNPWVVQSLPTESTFADVAFTDDLSRGWLVGNKGTLFETTDQGQTWEARSLDLGGESVTFNSISFYGNEGWIVGEPAILLHTLDGGEHWERVPLSDKLPGSPRTIVATAPHSAEMTTSVGAIYRTSNDAQNWKGLVEEALGIFRNISRSPDGNYVAVSSRGNFYSVWDHESQTWQPFNRHSARRLQNMGFTPDGNLWVLGRGGMLQFGDAQDPEAWEDPQYPEFSTSWGLLDLTYQTPDDVWAVGGSANLLYSNDGGETWLKDHQVEEVPSNFNRVKFIQPDLGFVLGQRGTLLRYDPDPEMT; translated from the coding sequence ATGAATGCTATGCTGCACCGTTTGAAATCAATCGCGATCATGATCGCGGTGGTCTTTTTGCTGGTCGGCTGTCAGTATGCCCCCAGCTTAGAGGTGAATCCTTGGGTGGTGCAATCTCTGCCGACGGAGTCAACCTTCGCGGATGTGGCGTTTACGGATGACTTGTCCCGAGGTTGGTTGGTGGGGAACAAAGGAACCTTGTTTGAAACCACCGATCAGGGTCAAACCTGGGAAGCTCGTTCCCTAGATTTGGGCGGTGAGTCCGTCACCTTTAACTCCATCAGTTTTTATGGCAATGAAGGCTGGATTGTTGGGGAACCGGCAATTTTATTGCATACCCTCGATGGGGGGGAGCATTGGGAACGAGTGCCTCTGAGTGATAAGCTGCCCGGAAGTCCTCGGACGATTGTGGCAACGGCTCCCCATTCAGCGGAAATGACCACCAGTGTGGGGGCCATTTATCGCACCAGTAATGACGCACAAAACTGGAAAGGATTAGTGGAAGAGGCCTTGGGCATCTTTCGTAATATTTCCCGCTCCCCCGATGGCAATTATGTGGCCGTGTCTTCGCGCGGTAACTTCTATTCGGTCTGGGATCATGAGAGTCAAACCTGGCAACCCTTTAACCGTCACAGTGCGCGACGGTTACAAAATATGGGCTTTACCCCCGATGGCAATCTTTGGGTTCTTGGCCGGGGGGGAATGCTTCAGTTCGGTGATGCTCAAGATCCCGAAGCCTGGGAAGACCCCCAATATCCCGAGTTTTCCACCAGTTGGGGACTGCTGGATTTGACCTATCAAACCCCAGATGATGTTTGGGCCGTCGGTGGAAGTGCCAACTTGCTCTATAGTAACGATGGGGGTGAAACCTGGCTCAAAGATCATCAGGTCGAGGAGGTTCCCTCCAACTTCAACCGGGTGAAGTTTATTCAGCCGGATCTAGGATTTGTCCTCGGGCAACGAGGAACCCTGCTGCGATATGACCCTGACCCAGAAATGACGTAA
- a CDS encoding rubredoxin: protein MDTQDSNERQPEQEAPMEQTEQQASPPERDRYECLACGYVYEPALGDNNGSIAAGTPFMEIPESWRCPVCGARKQSFANVGPKGTASGFKENFSYGFGVNTLTPTQKTLLIFGGLGLGVLFMLSLYGLG from the coding sequence ATGGATACTCAAGACTCCAACGAGCGGCAACCTGAACAGGAGGCGCCAATGGAACAAACGGAGCAACAAGCGTCTCCCCCGGAACGCGATCGCTACGAATGTCTCGCCTGCGGCTATGTCTATGAGCCGGCCCTCGGTGACAACAACGGTAGCATCGCCGCCGGAACGCCATTCATGGAGATTCCGGAAAGCTGGCGTTGTCCCGTCTGCGGTGCGCGTAAACAGTCCTTTGCCAATGTTGGCCCCAAAGGAACCGCCTCTGGCTTTAAGGAAAATTTTTCCTATGGTTTCGGTGTGAACACCCTGACGCCAACGCAAAAAACCTTATTGATTTTTGGCGGTTTAGGTCTAGGGGTTCTGTTTATGTTGAGTCTCTATGGCTTAGGTTAA
- a CDS encoding proteasome-type protease, with amino-acid sequence MTYCLGIINRDGLIFGADSRTNAGVDYISTYQKLFDFCVPGDRTIVLCTSGNLSITQAVMNHLRQDIKQNKDCNLHTLPSFYDVARYIGSTLRNIQEIDRPWLERDKIDFQCNILVGGQIQGEDAQLFRIYSQGNFIQATPETPFLQIGETKYGKPILDRVLHYDTPLHLAVKAAVLSIDSTMKSNISVGPPLNVLMYKRDSFEIHHRLRLRLGSPYLATIRHYWEESVRKTFEEMPEIEWQDDVGADKQEVLID; translated from the coding sequence ATGACTTACTGCCTAGGAATTATCAACCGCGACGGACTTATTTTTGGCGCCGACTCCCGCACCAATGCCGGAGTTGATTATATTTCTACCTATCAGAAACTCTTTGACTTCTGCGTTCCGGGCGATCGCACCATTGTCCTCTGTACCAGTGGCAATCTTTCCATCACCCAGGCGGTGATGAACCACCTGCGGCAAGATATCAAACAAAACAAAGACTGTAACCTCCACACCCTCCCCAGCTTCTACGATGTAGCCCGCTATATCGGCAGCACCCTGCGGAACATCCAAGAGATTGATCGCCCCTGGCTTGAACGGGATAAAATCGACTTTCAATGTAATATCCTCGTTGGCGGCCAAATCCAAGGAGAAGACGCGCAACTGTTCCGCATTTATTCCCAAGGGAACTTCATCCAAGCCACCCCGGAAACCCCCTTCCTGCAAATTGGCGAAACCAAATACGGCAAACCCATCCTCGATCGCGTCCTCCATTACGATACCCCCCTGCATCTAGCCGTCAAAGCCGCCGTTCTCTCCATCGACTCCACCATGAAATCCAACATTTCCGTGGGGCCGCCCCTCAATGTTCTCATGTACAAACGGGATAGCTTTGAGATTCACCACCGACTGCGGCTACGACTCGGGAGTCCCTATCTCGCCACCATTCGTCACTACTGGGAAGAATCGGTCCGTAAAACCTTTGAAGAAATGCCCGAGATAGAATGGCAAGATGACGTAGGCGCTGACAAACAGGAAGTCTTAATCGACTAA
- the pcrA gene encoding DNA helicase PcrA, with product MTATSDFLRQLNPSQRTAVEHHQGPLLVVAGAGSGKTRALTYRVANLILKHRVDPEQILAVTFTNKAAKEMKARVETLFAQTLAAKTHGKALEVLDAAEQTQLRSRVWRTYIKPLWIGTFHSLCGKILRFDINKYRDENGRQWTRSFTIFDESDVHALVKEIVVNQLNLDDRKFNPKSLRYAISNAKNKGWSPAQLERNEPGYRGRTIAEVYRAYQDQLAANNALDFDDLIRVPVELFQQNPDVLQYWHDKFRHILVDEYQDTNRTQYNLIRLLATNGQTPREFQDWQKRSVFVVGDVDQSIYSFRMADFTILLDFQDDFGDGLEDDFTQTMVKLEENYRSTQTILEVANSLIELNSERIDKVLRPTRGEGEPICIYRADDEGEEADFVASQMAALVRENPELNWGDFAILYRTNAQSRSFEDVLVRRNIPSRVVGGLRFYDRREIKDVLAYLRVIVNPADSVSLKRVINVPKRGIGKTTLAKIDSVAQQLNVPFWDIISDETSIKTVAGSRAKRILEFVQLIQEQQAQVDSAEATEIFEAVIEGAGYIEALKQEGTDEADNRRQNIEELYNALVQYGEESEDTSLSGFLASASLASDLDNLDDGEAAVSLMTLHSAKGLEFPVVFVVGMEDGLFPNYRSQQDPRALEEERRLCYVGITRAQEQLFLTHALSRRLWGQIQTAAPSQFLAELPREFIKGNTAPRRGASSSRKKGSGGSNAAQLTQDWKVGDRIVHEHFGMGEVSMIFGKAPKLSLAVKFARAGQKIIDPKHEPMQRLR from the coding sequence ATGACTGCGACCTCTGATTTTCTGCGCCAACTCAACCCCTCCCAACGCACCGCCGTTGAACATCATCAGGGCCCCCTCCTCGTGGTTGCAGGCGCCGGATCTGGCAAAACTCGTGCCCTCACCTATCGTGTCGCTAACTTAATTCTCAAACATCGGGTCGACCCCGAGCAGATTTTGGCCGTCACCTTCACCAACAAAGCCGCCAAAGAAATGAAAGCGCGGGTGGAAACTCTCTTCGCCCAAACCCTCGCCGCGAAAACCCATGGGAAAGCCTTAGAAGTCCTAGATGCGGCCGAACAAACCCAACTGCGATCGCGGGTTTGGCGAACCTACATCAAACCCCTGTGGATTGGCACCTTCCATAGTCTGTGCGGCAAAATCCTCCGCTTCGACATTAATAAATATCGCGACGAGAACGGGCGACAATGGACCCGGTCTTTCACCATTTTCGACGAATCCGACGTTCACGCCCTCGTCAAAGAGATTGTTGTCAATCAACTCAACCTCGACGATCGCAAATTCAACCCCAAAAGCCTCCGCTACGCCATCAGCAACGCCAAAAACAAAGGCTGGTCCCCCGCCCAACTCGAACGGAACGAGCCAGGGTATCGGGGACGCACCATCGCCGAAGTCTACCGCGCCTACCAAGACCAACTCGCCGCCAACAACGCCCTCGACTTCGACGATCTCATCCGCGTTCCCGTAGAACTATTCCAACAGAACCCGGATGTGCTGCAATACTGGCATGATAAATTCCGCCATATCCTGGTGGATGAATATCAAGATACCAACCGCACCCAGTACAACCTGATTCGTCTGTTGGCTACCAATGGCCAAACGCCCCGCGAGTTTCAGGATTGGCAAAAACGCTCAGTCTTTGTCGTCGGCGATGTGGATCAGTCCATCTACAGCTTTCGTATGGCCGACTTCACCATCCTCCTCGATTTTCAGGATGATTTCGGCGATGGCTTAGAGGACGACTTCACCCAAACCATGGTCAAACTGGAGGAAAACTATCGCTCCACTCAGACCATCCTAGAGGTCGCCAACAGCCTCATCGAACTCAACAGCGAACGGATTGACAAAGTGCTACGGCCCACCCGAGGCGAGGGAGAGCCGATTTGTATCTACCGCGCCGATGACGAGGGTGAGGAAGCCGACTTTGTGGCCTCGCAAATGGCCGCCCTCGTCCGAGAAAATCCCGAACTCAACTGGGGAGATTTTGCCATTCTCTACCGTACCAACGCCCAATCCCGTAGTTTTGAGGATGTGCTAGTCCGGCGCAACATTCCTTCTCGAGTGGTTGGTGGCCTGCGCTTTTATGACCGCCGGGAAATTAAGGATGTCTTAGCATATTTGCGTGTCATTGTCAACCCTGCCGATAGTGTCAGTCTAAAACGCGTCATTAACGTGCCCAAACGGGGCATTGGCAAAACCACCCTCGCCAAAATCGACAGTGTGGCCCAACAACTGAATGTTCCCTTCTGGGACATTATCAGCGATGAAACCTCCATTAAAACCGTCGCCGGTTCTCGGGCCAAGCGCATCTTAGAATTTGTCCAGCTTATCCAAGAGCAGCAGGCCCAGGTCGACTCAGCTGAAGCCACCGAGATTTTTGAAGCGGTGATTGAGGGAGCCGGCTATATCGAAGCCCTCAAACAAGAAGGAACCGACGAAGCCGACAACCGCCGTCAGAACATCGAAGAACTGTATAACGCCTTGGTGCAATATGGTGAAGAGAGCGAGGACACCTCTCTCAGTGGCTTTCTCGCCAGTGCCTCCCTGGCCTCGGATTTAGACAACCTCGATGATGGGGAAGCGGCGGTGTCTCTGATGACCTTGCATTCAGCCAAAGGGTTAGAATTTCCCGTGGTCTTTGTGGTGGGGATGGAAGATGGCCTCTTCCCCAATTACCGCAGTCAACAAGATCCTCGGGCCCTCGAAGAAGAACGGCGACTGTGCTATGTGGGGATTACCCGGGCCCAAGAGCAACTCTTTCTCACCCATGCCCTCAGTCGTCGGCTTTGGGGACAAATTCAAACCGCCGCCCCATCTCAGTTTTTAGCAGAACTGCCGCGAGAGTTTATTAAAGGGAATACCGCCCCGAGACGAGGGGCCTCCTCCTCCCGGAAGAAGGGGTCTGGGGGGTCCAATGCCGCTCAACTAACCCAAGATTGGAAAGTGGGCGATCGCATTGTCCATGAGCATTTTGGCATGGGCGAAGTCTCCATGATTTTCGGCAAAGCCCCCAAACTCTCCTTAGCGGTGAAATTTGCCCGGGCCGGCCAGAAAATTATCGATCCCAAACATGAACCCATGCAACGACTCCGATAA